The Candidatus Coatesbacteria bacterium genome includes a region encoding these proteins:
- a CDS encoding radical SAM protein: MCCKRRRWTLTGSRVGMSELRAPIAEVFSSLAGEGPRVGERQLFLRTAGCPLECVYCDTPTDPTRPCLVEDPPGSGVQRAYENPLGAATVLELLRRLHEAFPGHRRLALTGGEPLLHTDFLLELLPGVEADLGLPVHLEYSGALPAELERLLPYCAAVSCDVKPPSLAGRDLSAATRRSLELCVAAGVELSLKVIFGRDSSWEELVAGLELARGAAPGVGVILQPVHGPGGLPDLSGPELLETLIRASRLQHDVRLIPQVHKLLAVR, from the coding sequence ATGTGCTGTAAGCGACGACGGTGGACTCTGACTGGGAGTCGGGTAGGGATGAGCGAGCTGCGCGCCCCCATCGCCGAGGTCTTCAGCTCCCTGGCCGGGGAAGGCCCCCGTGTGGGCGAGCGGCAGCTCTTTTTACGCACGGCGGGCTGCCCGTTGGAGTGCGTGTACTGCGACACGCCGACGGATCCGACACGGCCCTGTCTGGTCGAGGACCCGCCGGGCTCCGGCGTCCAGCGGGCTTACGAGAACCCCCTGGGCGCGGCGACGGTCCTGGAGCTGCTGCGGCGGCTGCACGAGGCCTTCCCCGGCCACCGCCGACTGGCCCTGACCGGCGGCGAGCCGCTGTTGCATACCGACTTCCTGCTGGAGCTGCTGCCGGGCGTCGAGGCCGACCTCGGCCTGCCGGTCCACCTCGAGTACTCGGGCGCCTTGCCCGCGGAGTTGGAGCGGCTCCTGCCTTACTGCGCCGCCGTCTCCTGCGACGTCAAGCCGCCGAGCCTGGCCGGCCGGGACCTCTCCGCCGCGACCCGGCGCTCCCTGGAGCTCTGCGTGGCGGCCGGCGTCGAGCTGTCGCTCAAGGTCATCTTCGGCCGGGATTCGAGCTGGGAGGAGCTGGTCGCCGGCCTCGAGCTGGCTCGGGGCGCCGCGCCCGGCGTCGGCGTAATCCTGCAGCCCGTCCACGGCCCCGGCGGCCTGCCCGACCTCTCCGGCCCGGAGCTTTTGGAGACGCTGATCCGGGCCTCGCGGCTCCAGCACGACGTGCGGCTGATCCCCCAGGTGCACAAACTGCTGGCGGTGCGGTGA